In Lycium ferocissimum isolate CSIRO_LF1 chromosome 7, AGI_CSIRO_Lferr_CH_V1, whole genome shotgun sequence, the sequence aaaaaaaaaacatgctaaaaaaatagaagaatcaCTAAGACTACATGataacaaaattacaaaatgaaaaaaaaaaatattgccaGAAAACCTTAAaatcacttttttattttttaatattggtcCCACATATTGCAAGTTCTATTTTGTGCCTTACGTTTTCAACAAGTTGTTCCCTTTATATTCAATGAATTTATCTATTATCTTCAAAATTTTAGGGTTATCCCCACaaaaatattagggtttcttCCTCGTTATCTCCTTCACACGCGCCGAACATAGTCGCGTCAACACGCACCACTCAGATCACTCCTAAGTGCGTGCCATCTGTATTCCGACAAGGACACTAACTCAGATCCCCACCCTCACTCTAGCGCGTGTACGACACGCGTCAGACCCCATCTTTGACTAGGGTTTATCACTTTTTTCTCTCTCTGTACACATGCAAATTCACAAAAAAGTTAGATACACGCAATGTGTATGTATAgataacaacaccaacaacaaatAACTGGTTTCAAGAACAtagattaataaataaaaaaaataaaaaacataaaacataaaaccTCACTCTCACTCCTCTCTCTACAATTTATTCATCTCAAAGCAAACCAAACCTCAAACCTAAGGGTTTCGCTTTCATTTCGCACTCCAAATTCATCTCTTTATACTTTAAATCACTTCAAGATTTTTGTAAATCTGGCCTCATTTCTGTTTCTTCTTTACAAATATAGTCTTTTTTTCATCATCCGTGGTAATTAAAATTCTGGGTTTTTCTCATCTGAGCTTTTCGAATTTgggaaaaaggtaagtttttttcttcaaatctttCGATTTTAATTGTTGGGGTTTTTATTTAAGGTGATTTGCTATCTgggttttgaattttaaaagattttttagCTGATTATTTGGTCATGACTTACTGTTCAGATGTATAATTTTACCCGTACGTTTTAAgtatttggttcttttttcctttttgtttattttgtttttgtttacttgttggctttaattttttttattatcgaTTTTACTGTGATTAAGGTTGTGGGGTTCGATTGGTTTGAGGTTTCTGCTGCCTAGGTATAGGCGAAACCCTAATTTTGCATATGCATGATTAATTTGCTAGatttgtgtatgattttatgtggttGGTGGATTTATTGATAAAGATTTTTTCTTTATGGCTTTTGGattaagtctatatattgggAGTGAGCTGAGCATTTTCACAAACCCTAATTTTGCATATGCATGATTAGTTTGCTAGatttgtgtatgattttatgtgaatTGTGGAACTGTTGATAAATATTTTGTCTTTATAGCTTTCGTATATATTGGGAGTGAGTTGAGCATTTTCACAAACCATAGTGGCTATAAATGATTTCtttgttatatggttaatgttgttgttttattttagCTTAGTTATATGTCTGTTATTGTAATGCATGTTGATCATGAAATAGTTGATGGGAAAAGATTAAATTTTTGCTGTCATTGAGACTAGGGTTTCTAGCATTTGTTCCATTAGAATTACATCAGTGTTGTACTGTTATTTCGTAATGGTGAGGTTTACTTATATACACTGATAATGTAAAGAATTTTTATGCTGAATTTCAACCTTCCGCAGTAGGTAACTTTCCTTATCTTTTCAGGTTACTTATATGTCCCACTTTCTGTGAACCACCTGTAGCTATATATCTTTAAGATGACCTGGTAGTATAACATTGTCAGccagtgtatatatatacgctAAATTCATTTGGTAATCATGCCCCTCAAGTACCTTAAGCATGGTTTGAAGATAAAGTTCCATTTTTTTCAGTGTACAGAAACACATAAGGACACATATATATTTCAGTAATCATACAGGTGCAAATGAGAAACATATTTTGTCTACCTGATAAGTATTTTCTTCTAAGTAATGCAGCTGTTTGCAATGCTTCTATTTCTTTGAGTTTCTGAACTGAATTTTGCTTATgtagacttttagttattcTCCTTCATGGAGAAAAGTAACATAGCAGTGGAAGAAAATTCTCACACAAGTGATATCGGTACTCCTGTGTCTAAATCCTTGGGATCGCTCATACAAATTGATTCAATATCTATAGACCTTGATATTCCTATGCCGAAGAAAGAGGAAGGAAACTGTCAACATTTTTCAATACGGTGAGTCTCCAATCACTATAGTTTGTCTTCTGATGTTGCTTTCTGTTTCTGTTATATATACCTTTCCTTAATTTCATCTTCGCGGTTCACGTGGTTGAGAAGCTGATTCTTTTGTCTTGACACTTGATTGTTGGTTACGTTATTGATGGTCACCTTATGGATACTCACTTACAGTATTATATTGGATGGACAAATAGATTATGTATCTAATAGCAGATATTGGTTCAACAAACGAGAACATGAATGCTATACTCAGGATTCATGCGAGTgatctcctttttttcttttgcatagAAAAGTGAATAAAAGCTCACAAATTgccaaaccaataacaatcCATGGTTGATAGTTGCATACTCATATGTTGTATCATAAGAGAGTGGAAAGTTTAGCTCTGATGTATAGCTGGCTTTAATATATATGTTCGGACTTTTAGTTTGATGAATCATGGCACATCACTTTAATTGTCACTGATGTTTTGCTTTGTGGTTATCTCCTTCAGAAGTTTTTGGCCAGAGAAATTTATGTTTCCATCAAAAATTTTACCATTAGTTACAGTCTAAGCCTTGTGAGGATCGAGTAAAACCAAGCAATCAATTGGGATGTTTTTTCGATGAATATATGCTGCCAAGTCTTTATAACCAAATCCTATGTTTTCCATGGCTTATAATAAGACTTTTCTGATCTCTTTCGGTTTGATATCTTCTTGACTACATTTCTTATGCTGGACACAGTGGATATGTTGCCGAGATGAGAAAAAAGGACCGGAAAATTTGTTTACCTTTTACATCAATCAGTGACGACCGCAGTATTTCTGAGGAGCAACTTCCTCCTCTTGATGTTCCGAAATCTAGGTGGTGGCGATGCAAAAATTGCATTCACGAGATTGGCACAGAATGTGCAGGAGAAGAGATTGAGATCCTTTCTCCAAGCTGCAGAAGTAGATTGATCTCTACAAACATGGCTTCTACTAGTGCTACGACAAATGCATTGTCAGAGATGAAGCATGAGTCAACTTCACGAAAAGGTGACAGAAACAAAGCTGTTATCGATGATTCTTCCAATACCAGTGGCTATGATGACTTCTTATGTAATCTTTACAAAGGAAGGTGCACTTTAGTTGAAGAAAAAACTGTCACAGCTGGTATATTCTTTTATAGTTCACGTACTATGGCACATATTTTGCGTATTTCTATTAATTTAGAATGatactccatccgtcccaatttatgcgaCGCTCTTTCCTCTTTAGTCAGTCTAGAAAAGAATGACATCTTTccatatttagtaacaattttactttgaacttcccattttactctaatgaaatgatttatagcgaCAGAAATTTCTATGGCTTATTTTTggccacaaatttcaaaagtcttcctttttttcattAACTCCGTGCCTAGcaaaacaccttcacataaattgggacagagggagtaataatttcTGCCTACGTGTTTATAGTCCACATGACTTTTCAGGCAACAGAACTTGTTCAGGAAGTGTTAGAAATGAGGAGATCAGATATCCAACTATTGAGGTAGCAAAATCTAAACACTGCTCAAGCCAAGAAATAGATAGAAAGAGCCCTGGTAATTcaattgcaatttttttttttttttttttggatgtgtCAATATCCTATAATCTGCAATTTACATGCTGTGCCTTGTTTTAAATTAACCAGAAATCTTTTGGTTTCCAAAACAGCTGCTAATCTGTCAAACTCTGACTCAACTCTGTCAGGGGGTAAAATTGTTCCTCATGGAAATCTCTACATAAGTGCTGATGATGTAAGTGCTGATATTGGTGCAGAGACGACAGCAAGGGGTTCTCCAAATGATAAGGCTCTTGAAACCAGTAAAACGAAACTGAGTAGGTTACCTTCCATTGAATTGACAGACCACAATGAAACATCTTCAGGAAGTGACACAATTTTGTCTAAAAATAGACAGTCTGGTTTGCACAATGATATTCCAAATGATGTACCACGTCGGAAAACTCGAAAGGTGCGTCTGTTGACTGATATATTGGGTGGACAAGTCAATTTGGAGACTAGTCATGCCAAAGCAGATCGTAATTCATTGAGTCATGCCAAAGCAGATCGTAATTCATCGAGTACCACGACCGTGGTGCCTTCTGAGTCAGAACCAGTTGGTATTCCTAAGGATAAGAGATACTGtcagaagaagaggaagatgtCTCAAGAAGTTGACAGCAATCTGTCGGAGATGGGCATACAATGTAATGTTGCTAAAAGGGTCAGGTCATTTAATGGAGGAGCTGAGAGGAGTTCCATGGTAATTGAAATTGCTGATTCACGTTCAGATGAGAAGGAATCTGAAGAAGAAGGTAGACCGAATGGTACCAAAGGTCTGCGGATTAAGCATAGAAATGGagtaaataaaaagagaaataagcAGCTTCGACCTGAAATGCCCTGGCAGGATACAACCATGGAAAATAGTGGTTCAAAGGGATATGGTGCTGTTAATATGCAATATTCTTCCATGAGTGAAAAATTTGAACCTCATTTAAGTAGTTATCAGTCATTGGTAGGAAAAGATAGAGATTCTGATTTGTGTTGGAAGAGTAGTAAGTTTCCTGAAGTTGGACGTGTTCCCTCAACTCTTATGCATCCAGACAATAATTTCCCGGGAGAAAGTTCGACCAGGAGGAAGAATCTCCTACCAGTGACCACTGATATAGAAATGGTGACTTTTCAGCCAGCACATGAATTATCTCCTAAAGTAAGACTGGACCTGTCTTTGAACAGCTTCAGAGATTCTGACAAACATGCTGAGAATGATATGACAAACTGGCCATTCAATCTGCAGAAGGGCAATACGAGTAGCGATCCTCAAAGGAAAGATAATACTCTTGTCAGACAGTCAAATGTGCCTGAATCAAGTCATTCTTCAAGGAAAGGAGTGATTTATGACCTCAACCAGGGAGTTCCGCACACATCATCAATGTGGCAAGATATCCAAAACTCTCCAATTCTGCTTCAGAAGGGGAACCTTCACATTCCTGAGACAATGGTATTGGTTTGTTTCTGCAttttactctcttttttttttattttttataaccgtggtgtccAGGCCAGTTTGTGCGCACCTTGACTAATTCCATGGGATACCTACTACTTGCCACTAGCAACATGTACCaggtaactctatccaccaaggTTGTAGACACATGGGGaaaaaatcacctagtgtttttgtctcCGCTGAGATATGAACCTGTGACCTCATGGTTCTCCTCCCAATTCATTGACACACCCTGGGTGTTTCTGCATTTTACTTTGAGCCTCCCTTTTGTTTGCGATGATTTAGTTTCCACCTCCTCCCCGCCATTATTTCCTGCGGGGTCGAAGGATCTATGTAAAATGGCTAAAAATGCATATTAAGTGGAATTGATTTAGAAACATTGTTTTTCTTTGGTTGCTCAGGCTATAAAGTAAAGCTGAAACTTTTTGTAATTCGCTATTGTAGTTTTTCTTTACATGTAAGGACCTGCAGAGAAATTTGAAATTGCCTTCGGAATCACATTGTAGAAATTGTTTGTGTACCTAATAGGAGTACTACTTTTGTTCAGATTTATATGATGGAAAAGCCAAACTAACTTTAATAAATTACCACTGATATATTGGAGACTTGAAATCCATATTGTAGAAAGACAATGTCCTTTATTAGCCAAAAAGTAAAACAAGCCTGTCCTTTGTCTCTAAATTTCAGGAAGAGCTGTACCATACAGTTCAGATTGATTATGTTGATCTGACAAATGGGATTGAGGGAGGTTGACAGATTGGAAAAAAACAGTCAGATAACTGAGATCTGTTTTCTGTTTAACCTTACCTGATATATCTTAGAGCACTGCCAATTGTATGATAGAACATATTCAATGATAGAACATCTTCATGTGAGAAGGTAAATTTCATGGATCACAACAATgcaaaaaagagaagaagaaatgatATTCACTTTAAACAGTCACGTCccatttttcctttcatttcttttatgtttttaaaacaaaagatgCTACTGAAGCGACTAGCTGAATATCCAGTCTGGATGTTAAGAGACAACATCATTATATTTACTGGTGTGGTTATGCTTATTATTTCGAGTCTGAGTTTACTTGGTTATTGTTCTATATGCTTAATACCTCTCTATATTTTGGGTGAAATGAATTTCAATCAGTGGTTGTGTGACTTGTTCTAATTTTGTGATGTTTCATGAATGTTGTGGAGTTAATCAATGCAACTTATTAGCACAAGATTTAAGGTAACTGCTTGTATTCCAATGAAGTCATGTAGATCTTCCTTTGCAGGAAATGCCTCACCGGCATAACAAAGAAAATCTTAATGATTTTCTAGAGCATTCAGATGTAATTAAGCATCATAAATATCAACACTCTGAGAAAACTTTAGAACGAGGGTTGTCAGATGATATACCAATGGAAATTGTGGAGCTAATGGCTAAGAACCAGTATGAGAGAGGTCTTACTGATACCCGAACCAAATCCATGATCGAAAGGACTGATAGCTTTGCAAGGCCATATACTGAAATACATGAGAGTGAAGCAGTGACGTGGTCACGTCCTGGGGTAACTAGTTTCCGTCCAGGTAATGCGAATTTGAAGACTGACATTGGAACAAGCAGAGGAAGTTCTCTCCAAAACTCTCATGTTAAGAGGAACTACCTGGGGATGGAAAGACCGCCGACCAAACTCTTTGGTACTTTTCCACAAACTCAGCAGAAATTTTCCAGTGGAGGGCAAGGTTCTCCTTCTGTGCACATCAGACCCGGTTTGCAGCGTGGTGAAGAAGCAAAACCTGTATGGTTTCCACCTGGGCAGAACATGCCATTGGGACTTGGAATTCCGCAGAAATCCATCCGTCAGCCAAATGATAAAATGATTCAGAAAGGGAGGACAATAAGTGACATAAAGTGTGGCGACGTGAGAATGCAGAATGAACCTcatctttttttccaaaaatcagGCAATGCCGATTTGAACGTGAAAGGCACGGGGTCTTTAGATCCTTATTGTAATGAGACAATCCCAGCTATGCAGTTACTCAGCCTTATGGACCGAAGGATGCCATCAAATCCTCCTTTCAATCTTGATGCAAACAAGCTCCTTGAGAAACCCTTTTCGCCATGCAGCTATCACCCGAGGTTTCATATGGATGGAAAGCAGAGTATTCTCAATGGGTCATATTTATCACATCAGCACTTGAAGGAGTCCCCCGGGGTACACCCTGGTGGTTATTATGCAGGTTTGAGctcaagataattttttttttttccccttttccagTAAGCTTCAACTTTCTAGAATATTTTTCagagaaaaatgacaaaaatgctCTCTTTATCTTTGGTAGCTGGTTCAAAATAATCCTTAAGTATCAGTTGAGCAATTTTGGTCCATTAAATTTGCCAAACGTGAACATTTTTGGTTTCCATCAGATATTTACCTAACTCATTGTTAAATTTAATCGGAACtgtgaaaatgaaaaaatatttatcagGAACTCACATTTGGAAGTACATATTCTGTAGTTCATGttatttttggttaaatttaACAATCctattttggtaaatatttaaCAGAGACCAAAAGTGCTCACTTTTgtcaaacttaaaggaccaaaacaaCTGCTCAGTTGATAGTCAagagactattttgaacctactacCAAAAATacggaccatttttgtcatttgcaCTTCGTTTACTTAAATTGGTCCATCTGTTGTTCATGTGTAAATGAAACAAACTCTAATAGAGCTGAGTTTACAGATCAAATATCTTTCAAGTCTCGAggacaagagaaatcaagaaaatcttaTGCGCCTTCGCGATCTGGCGGAAGCAAATTGGAGAGATTTGCGTCTTCAAGTGGCCTGCTAAGCATGGTTCGAGATTCTTGTCCTGAGAAGAACGAGCAAAACGGAACCCTAGGCACATCAAGTTCTCGGGTGCTTCCACAGCAGGATCGGAATACTTCAAAATTCTTTGACTTGGAGGGCTACAGCTCTGCCAGAGCTGTACCCATCAAAAGCAATTGTGAAAGTTATATTTGCAGCCTCAATCGAAACCCTGCTGAATTTAGCGTACCAGAAGAACGGAACCCCTTCACTAGGACCATAAAGGATCCAAGAATCGGGAAGAAGAGCTCATCAAGAGAGAGATCTCAAACTGTTGATTTGAATAAGCGAAAGCAGCGGAGAATTACAAAGGAAAGAGTCGGGAGGCCACCAGCATATACTATTGGTTAATGCTGGTTGGCTTCTCAGCATCATAATTTCATTTACTATACAAGTTAAGAGTTTTCAGGGTAAATTACTCTATGATAATAAGATATGTATCAAAATGTTCAGAAAATTTGAATAGAGTTATACTCTGTACACAAACTTTTGAAACTGATTCGAGAAACCGGAGCCCTTGATTCCGGATCTTGATCCAGCTTGCAGGCATGGTGGTGAGTTCTGGATAACTTGTGTGTCTAGTTGTTGTGCTTCTgttgtgaaaaagaaaagcttAAAGTGTGTGTCTTCTGTATGTTTCAAGCATGTTGAACAGAGACAATATGAGATAAAATCAGCTTTGCTTCTCTATTTTAAAACGTCACCTTCTATTTTTTGGTATACATACATCTATATAGTCGATTTCACTAGTTTGAAATTGAGGTATGGTTGATTAGTTGATAGTTTGTTTGCCAGCGCCACATCTTCAACTTGGAATTAAGACTTCAGGTCTAATCTAAGCTTGTATGCCCTCTATTtcatttatgttatattatTTCCTTGTTACtctctttaaaaaagaaatacacaTTTTACATTTGGCAACATTTTTACTTTGAAGTTCTTTTTTTACAAGTTTTGTTGACATGTTTCTACAGTCATATAAATCTCATGGCATGTTTAAGGCGGACGAAAAAATGGCGGTCTTTACATTCAACGGGTAAATAATTACATATTAGATGTATCAGAAAATTCATAAGTCTCTTTAAGATAAGccttttgttcttattttttcgAAAGAAAAACTTCCCTGGATATTTAATTACTATAATGGAATGGTGATCAGAAGTTAGTTATGCGCTTAATTCTTGGAACCATATAAAATCCAGATTTAGGGAAGCACGAATCTAGCGTAAGATTAAAGAGATGTATTGAGATTTGTAATTTCCAAAgagctttctttttcttgtttaatctaatatttaattaattgtacTAATGTTTTGCTTACAAATATCAGTGTTTTAAGAGGCGTTTCGGGGCGAGCCCCGGGACGAAGCGTACCAAAAATGCACCGAGGCGTACAGGCAGGGCGTAAGCCTCAACATTCTGGGCGTTTATTTGAGGCGTAAGCCCCGTgaactttttcaaatttgacttaataaatcttttctttaaAGTTAAATATCCAAAAGTTAACTCATAGTAAATTCTCAAACTAAAAATCTCAAAATGTCAGAAGTTTTTCTAATTGTTTATCCTAATTTCATAATCTATTCTCTTTATTGTTTATGGAATAACAGCTACACTTTAGACCTTTGTATGCAAAGTGCAAACTAAGCAAAGAGCTTTAATTCTTACTATGCTTCCATTCTTGCATATTCCTTTGtatgctttattttcttcaagatcTTTTTAgcatttttcagtttttctttttcaagatAGTTTTTAGTTTTAGATTTATTTTTGTATCGCTCTAGTTTAGATAATGTTTTGAAGACTCTATTCTAGCTATTTGTATTATAATGCATATTAATTTATTATCTAGTTTAGGtttcaaaacaaaaactttatattattgttatttttatctttgaattATTAGGATAGAATTTCATTTTTACAACTCGATTATATTTAATCATAGTCATGTTATCGGTGTAATGCATCTTTACATCATTCACTTTTTAGAGATTTTTTTTCAATGGTTCGTGCACATGTTAGCATATTAATGTTagatatatacatttttttactaaattttaaaaaaaaatcattttaatatatttttttcttatatgtttattttattaatttataaaatactccctctgtttcaatttatgtgaatctatttcctttttagtccgtgccaaaatgaatgacctctttcctaattaggaaacaaattcatttatgaaatgatttacgcccacacaaatattcaagacttattttgaatacaagtttcaaaaagcttcactctttcttaaatgtaaATGCGATCGGAAATGATGGTTACATAAATTCGAAACGGAAAATCTTGAACATTGAATACCCATGGGCTTACGCCTCGTATCAGTACTACACTGACAGGCGAGCATATGTAAAAACACCTCGCCTTATGccacgccttttaaaacactgataaATATTAGCAAAACTTAAGCTTGACCTTATATATATTACAGTACAATGCTTGAcatcatttcatttttatataactttAACGAATTCAAATACATTAAACTATTTGATTAATATGAATTTTTATACgatattttttctccttttttgaaCCCAAGACTTGTTTTGTAGGTCGATTTGACCGTAAGACGCTATCAGGCAGGGAGTTAATTTGGCTGGGGCAACCACCTGTAAAAGAGAACGTCTATGGTCTAAGATGAGGTCAATGAGAACCAAAATCTCGACTTCTCAATTAGAATAACTAATATGAAAACAAAACTAATATTTCCTCCGGTTTAAAAAGAGTATTCACTTGacctttattttttggttcaaaaagaGCATCCATTAATTacgaaatcaagaaagaattaaccttattttttcagatttgctcTTATTATGTGTTaagtgatcaaatcccaatacctatttatTTAGGGatagtttaatcaaattatctatttttgcatagaagttagtattttcttaagaggtgtACAAATAGCTAAGTGAACAATCTTTTTGAACTGGAGGGAGTATCTTAATATCTCGTTATATACTGTAGTACAAAATTGAAATAACCATCAAGTAGTGTGGTGATTGAGATGGATGAGATCTCTTCACCCTTAACTAGAGGTTTTGAGTTCGAGTTCTAGATTGGAGAGAAATTATATCCTAATAGGGAAGTATGCTTCTCATTTAATAGATTATACGTGGCGCGAATTTAAATTAGCAGAGTCAGTGGATTTCGAATTTCAGATTactatcaaatatatatataccccctccatcccatattagttgtcaAATTTCTCTTTTGCAAGCCCTTtaacaaatcata encodes:
- the LOC132065262 gene encoding protein EMBRYONIC FLOWER 1 isoform X1; its protein translation is MEKSNIAVEENSHTSDIGTPVSKSLGSLIQIDSISIDLDIPMPKKEEGNCQHFSIRGYVAEMRKKDRKICLPFTSISDDRSISEEQLPPLDVPKSRWWRCKNCIHEIGTECAGEEIEILSPSCRSRLISTNMASTSATTNALSEMKHESTSRKGDRNKAVIDDSSNTSGYDDFLCNLYKGRCTLVEEKTVTAGNRTCSGSVRNEEIRYPTIEVAKSKHCSSQEIDRKSPAANLSNSDSTLSGGKIVPHGNLYISADDVSADIGAETTARGSPNDKALETSKTKLSRLPSIELTDHNETSSGSDTILSKNRQSGLHNDIPNDVPRRKTRKVRLLTDILGGQVNLETSHAKADRNSLSHAKADRNSSSTTTVVPSESEPVGIPKDKRYCQKKRKMSQEVDSNLSEMGIQCNVAKRVRSFNGGAERSSMVIEIADSRSDEKESEEEGRPNGTKGLRIKHRNGVNKKRNKQLRPEMPWQDTTMENSGSKGYGAVNMQYSSMSEKFEPHLSSYQSLVGKDRDSDLCWKSSKFPEVGRVPSTLMHPDNNFPGESSTRRKNLLPVTTDIEMVTFQPAHELSPKVRLDLSLNSFRDSDKHAENDMTNWPFNLQKGNTSSDPQRKDNTLVRQSNVPESSHSSRKGVIYDLNQGVPHTSSMWQDIQNSPILLQKGNLHIPETMEMPHRHNKENLNDFLEHSDVIKHHKYQHSEKTLERGLSDDIPMEIVELMAKNQYERGLTDTRTKSMIERTDSFARPYTEIHESEAVTWSRPGVTSFRPGNANLKTDIGTSRGSSLQNSHVKRNYLGMERPPTKLFGTFPQTQQKFSSGGQGSPSVHIRPGLQRGEEAKPVWFPPGQNMPLGLGIPQKSIRQPNDKMIQKGRTISDIKCGDVRMQNEPHLFFQKSGNADLNVKGTGSLDPYCNETIPAMQLLSLMDRRMPSNPPFNLDANKLLEKPFSPCSYHPRFHMDGKQSILNGSYLSHQHLKESPGVHPGGYYADQISFKSRGQEKSRKSYAPSRSGGSKLERFASSSGLLSMVRDSCPEKNEQNGTLGTSSSRVLPQQDRNTSKFFDLEGYSSARAVPIKSNCESYICSLNRNPAEFSVPEERNPFTRTIKDPRIGKKSSSRERSQTVDLNKRKQRRITKERVGRPPAYTIG
- the LOC132065262 gene encoding protein EMBRYONIC FLOWER 1 isoform X2, which codes for MEKSNIAVEENSHTSDIGTPVSKSLGSLIQIDSISIDLDIPMPKKEEGNCQHFSIRGYVAEMRKKDRKICLPFTSISDDRSISEEQLPPLDVPKSRWWRCKNCIHEIGTECAGEEIEILSPSCRSRLISTNMASTSATTNALSEMKHESTSRKGDRNKAVIDDSSNTSGYDDFLCNLYKGRCTLVEEKTVTAGNRTCSGSVRNEEIRYPTIEVAKSKHCSSQEIDRKSPGGKIVPHGNLYISADDVSADIGAETTARGSPNDKALETSKTKLSRLPSIELTDHNETSSGSDTILSKNRQSGLHNDIPNDVPRRKTRKVRLLTDILGGQVNLETSHAKADRNSLSHAKADRNSSSTTTVVPSESEPVGIPKDKRYCQKKRKMSQEVDSNLSEMGIQCNVAKRVRSFNGGAERSSMVIEIADSRSDEKESEEEGRPNGTKGLRIKHRNGVNKKRNKQLRPEMPWQDTTMENSGSKGYGAVNMQYSSMSEKFEPHLSSYQSLVGKDRDSDLCWKSSKFPEVGRVPSTLMHPDNNFPGESSTRRKNLLPVTTDIEMVTFQPAHELSPKVRLDLSLNSFRDSDKHAENDMTNWPFNLQKGNTSSDPQRKDNTLVRQSNVPESSHSSRKGVIYDLNQGVPHTSSMWQDIQNSPILLQKGNLHIPETMEMPHRHNKENLNDFLEHSDVIKHHKYQHSEKTLERGLSDDIPMEIVELMAKNQYERGLTDTRTKSMIERTDSFARPYTEIHESEAVTWSRPGVTSFRPGNANLKTDIGTSRGSSLQNSHVKRNYLGMERPPTKLFGTFPQTQQKFSSGGQGSPSVHIRPGLQRGEEAKPVWFPPGQNMPLGLGIPQKSIRQPNDKMIQKGRTISDIKCGDVRMQNEPHLFFQKSGNADLNVKGTGSLDPYCNETIPAMQLLSLMDRRMPSNPPFNLDANKLLEKPFSPCSYHPRFHMDGKQSILNGSYLSHQHLKESPGVHPGGYYADQISFKSRGQEKSRKSYAPSRSGGSKLERFASSSGLLSMVRDSCPEKNEQNGTLGTSSSRVLPQQDRNTSKFFDLEGYSSARAVPIKSNCESYICSLNRNPAEFSVPEERNPFTRTIKDPRIGKKSSSRERSQTVDLNKRKQRRITKERVGRPPAYTIG